GCAGGAACTGCGCACGGCACTCGACACCAATCCGTTCCTCGAATACGACGCGTCGCAAACCGAAGACGTTGCACTTGCAACGGATAGTCCACCTGCTTCCGAGGAAGCACGCGAGGAAACAGGCATGTCCGCGCCTGCCAGCGCGGCAGAGTTTGCCGGGTCGCCTGCGCAGGAAAGTGCGGATGCGCCGCTGCCCGACGAGATGGGCGGCGATTACGGCGGCGATTCGTTCGCACGCGGCTCGTCGCGTCACAACGACGATAGCGAAGGAAGCGATCCCGCCGACTGGGCGCGTGCCCAGCCGACCCTTCACGAGCAGCTGCATCAGGCACTGTGTCTGTATCCGCTGAATCAACGCGACCGGGAGGTGGCGCGTCTCATCATCGAGTCGCTCGACGACGACGGCTATCTGCGCCAGGATCTCGTGGACCTCGTCGACGTCGTCGACGCCGAGCCGCGCCTCACCGAAGCGGAACTGCTGGTGGCGCTGCGGCTCGTGCAGTCGCTGGACCGGCCAGGGCTCGCTGCCCGCTCGCTGTCCGAATGTCTGAAGCTGCAACTGGACGCGATGGACGACATACCCGGTCGCGACGTCGCGCTGCGGGTCGTCGAACATCATCTCGAACGGCTTGCGCGCCGCGAGCAGGCGGAACTGGAAAAGCAGATCGGCTGCAGCGCGGGCGAGTTGCGGATTGCCTGCGCACTCGTGCGCAAGCTGGACCCCAGGCCGGGCAATTTTTACGGATACGCCGCAGATAGCTACGTCGTGCCGGACGTGATCGTGCGCCAGATGCGCAACAAGTGGGTCGTGACAATCAACCCGGCGGTGATGCCGCGTGCGCGCATCCATCGAAAGTACGCTGAGCTGTTTGCGCAGTCAGCCGGTGCCAGCCGCTCGCCGCTCGCGCAACAATTGCAGGAAGCGCGCTGGTTGATTCGCAACGCGCAGCAGCGCTTCGACACGATCCAGCGGGTCGCCGAATGCATCGTCGCGCATCAGCGGGTCTTCTTCCAGTACGGCGAAATCGCGTTGAAGCCGCTCGGGCTGCGCGATGTGGCGGACGAACTCGGTCTGCATGAATCGACCATTTCGCGTGCGACGGGCAACAAATATATGGCGACGCCGCGCGGTATTTTCGAGTTCAAGCATTTCTTCCCGCGCGAACTCAGTACCGAGAGCGGCGGCACCTGCTCGGCTGCTGCCGTGCGTGCGTTGCTCAAGGAAATGATTGCTGCTGAAAATGCGAGCGATCCGCTTTCCGACGTTACGCTGGCAAGGATGCTCGCGGATCAGGGCGTGCTTGTCGCGCGCCGCACGGTCGCGAAGTACCGACATCTGATGAAAGTACCGCCTGCGGAATTGCGCCGGCAGATGTAGGGGCGTGCGG
The DNA window shown above is from Paraburkholderia sp. BL10I2N1 and carries:
- a CDS encoding RNA polymerase factor sigma-54, which translates into the protein MPPSIELSTRQSFALTPRLQQSVRLLQLSSLEFQQELRTALDTNPFLEYDASQTEDVALATDSPPASEEAREETGMSAPASAAEFAGSPAQESADAPLPDEMGGDYGGDSFARGSSRHNDDSEGSDPADWARAQPTLHEQLHQALCLYPLNQRDREVARLIIESLDDDGYLRQDLVDLVDVVDAEPRLTEAELLVALRLVQSLDRPGLAARSLSECLKLQLDAMDDIPGRDVALRVVEHHLERLARREQAELEKQIGCSAGELRIACALVRKLDPRPGNFYGYAADSYVVPDVIVRQMRNKWVVTINPAVMPRARIHRKYAELFAQSAGASRSPLAQQLQEARWLIRNAQQRFDTIQRVAECIVAHQRVFFQYGEIALKPLGLRDVADELGLHESTISRATGNKYMATPRGIFEFKHFFPRELSTESGGTCSAAAVRALLKEMIAAENASDPLSDVTLARMLADQGVLVARRTVAKYRHLMKVPPAELRRQM